A genomic window from Chitinophaga pollutisoli includes:
- a CDS encoding thioredoxin domain-containing protein: protein MANRLAKESSPYLLQHAHNPVDWYPWGEEAFEKARTEDKPILVSIGYAACHWCHVMERESFENEETARLMNERFVNIKIDREERPDIDHIYMDALQAMAGQGGWPLNVFLLPDRQPFYGGTYFPPKQVYNRPSWTEVLLAVSDAFKTKRADIEQQAANLTQHLENSNQFGMDAVDRLIPKEELFTAEQCDAMALAILGQADKEWGGFGRAPKFPGTFSIGYLLRYYRMKKDEAALQQALLSLDKMIDGGINDQLGGGFARYSTDEKWLAPHFEKMLYDNALLTDVLCEAWQLTGEAKYAVAVRETLGFIEREMTSPEGGFYSALDADSEGVEGKFYVWSEEEVMGLLGADGPAFCAYYDVSRHGNWEDVNILWAPRPIAVVAEEQQMSVEALAALLERSRPVLLEARAKRVRPGLDDKILLGWNALMIHALSKAAGALGEERYVQMAERAMRLVLEKMRKPGETQAMLHTYKNGEARYPAFLDDYAALIRALIALQEVTGDLAWLREAKALTNYVTAQFGDENGRYFYYTASGQSDVIVRKKEVYDGAVPSGNALMAHNLWHLSIVFDNREWAERALAMTAGLGQTVMRYPTSFGVWASMVMRLVQGEPELAVVGPEYLERMRELNGMYLPYKVMLGAEGDVEGLPLLQERRVEGRTLIYLCREYRCERPVEYISEINNLI, encoded by the coding sequence ATGGCAAACAGATTAGCGAAGGAAAGCAGCCCCTACCTCCTGCAACACGCGCACAACCCGGTGGACTGGTACCCCTGGGGAGAAGAGGCATTCGAAAAAGCGCGGACCGAAGACAAGCCCATTCTCGTGAGCATCGGATACGCCGCCTGCCACTGGTGCCACGTCATGGAGCGCGAAAGCTTCGAAAACGAGGAAACCGCGCGCCTCATGAACGAACGTTTCGTCAACATCAAAATCGACCGCGAAGAACGGCCCGATATCGATCATATCTACATGGACGCGCTGCAGGCCATGGCAGGACAAGGCGGATGGCCCCTGAACGTGTTCCTCCTGCCCGACCGCCAGCCTTTCTACGGCGGTACTTACTTTCCGCCGAAGCAAGTGTACAACCGGCCTTCGTGGACGGAAGTGCTGCTGGCTGTTTCGGACGCGTTCAAGACCAAGCGCGCCGATATCGAACAGCAGGCGGCCAACCTCACCCAGCACCTCGAAAACAGCAACCAGTTCGGGATGGATGCGGTTGACCGCCTGATTCCGAAGGAGGAGCTGTTTACCGCAGAGCAATGCGACGCCATGGCCCTGGCAATCCTGGGGCAGGCGGATAAGGAATGGGGCGGGTTTGGACGGGCGCCCAAGTTTCCGGGCACCTTTTCGATCGGTTACCTGTTGCGTTATTACCGGATGAAGAAAGACGAAGCCGCTTTGCAGCAGGCGCTGCTTTCGCTCGACAAGATGATCGACGGCGGCATCAACGACCAGCTGGGCGGGGGATTCGCGCGGTATTCGACCGACGAGAAATGGCTGGCGCCGCATTTCGAGAAGATGCTGTACGACAACGCCCTGCTAACCGACGTGCTCTGCGAAGCCTGGCAGCTGACAGGCGAAGCGAAGTATGCCGTGGCCGTGCGGGAAACGCTGGGGTTCATCGAAAGGGAGATGACTTCGCCCGAAGGCGGGTTTTATTCCGCGCTGGACGCCGATTCCGAAGGGGTGGAAGGGAAATTTTATGTGTGGAGCGAAGAAGAAGTGATGGGGCTCCTTGGGGCCGATGGGCCTGCTTTCTGCGCGTATTATGACGTGAGCCGGCATGGTAACTGGGAAGACGTGAACATCCTCTGGGCGCCGCGTCCGATTGCCGTGGTGGCGGAGGAGCAGCAGATGAGCGTGGAAGCACTGGCGGCGTTGCTGGAAAGGAGCCGGCCGGTATTGCTGGAAGCGCGCGCCAAACGCGTGCGGCCAGGGTTGGATGATAAAATCCTTTTGGGCTGGAACGCCCTGATGATACATGCGCTGTCCAAAGCGGCGGGCGCGCTGGGAGAGGAGCGGTATGTGCAGATGGCGGAGCGGGCCATGCGGCTGGTGCTGGAAAAAATGCGCAAGCCAGGGGAAACGCAGGCGATGCTGCATACGTACAAGAACGGGGAGGCGAGATATCCCGCGTTTTTGGATGATTATGCGGCGCTGATCCGCGCGCTCATTGCTTTACAGGAAGTTACGGGCGATCTTGCCTGGCTCCGCGAAGCAAAGGCGCTGACAAACTACGTAACGGCACAATTCGGAGACGAAAACGGACGTTATTTCTATTACACTGCATCCGGACAAAGCGATGTAATCGTTCGTAAGAAGGAAGTGTACGACGGGGCGGTTCCGAGCGGAAATGCGCTGATGGCGCATAACCTTTGGCATCTTTCCATTGTTTTTGATAACAGGGAATGGGCGGAGCGCGCTTTGGCGATGACGGCCGGATTGGGGCAGACGGTGATGCGGTATCCGACATCGTTCGGGGTGTGGGCGTCGATGGTGATGCGCCTGGTACAGGGGGAGCCGGAGCTGGCGGTTGTGGGGCCGGAGTACCTGGAGCGGATGCGGGAGCTGAACGGAATGTACCTGCCTTACAAGGTAATGTTGGGTGCGGAGGGAGATGTCGAGGGTTTGCCTTTGCTGCAGGAAAGGCGGGTGGAAGGCCGGACATTGATATACCTTTGCCGGGAATATCGCTGTGAACGCCCGGTGGAATATATATCGGAAATCAATAATTTAATATGA
- a CDS encoding SUMF1/EgtB/PvdO family nonheme iron enzyme — MGPNDEDVNYSFTARNKSISISGFYMDATEITNNEYRQFVNWVTDSMAHVLMGHVKNDNGVDYVDWKQKINWKDKSTYEKLDAMMYAPEDRLYGRLEIDVRKLKYHEERFNWDRAKLRENKDKPRSQFIDRKDVPIYPDTLCWIRDFSYAYNEPMTRMYFWHPAFDNYPVVGVNWHQANTFCEWRSKFWEDYRTSKKQFTEDKFQLPSEAQWEYAARGGREQAPYPWGGYYIRNKKGCLLANFKPGRGNYPEDGGFYTVRADAYWPNDYGLYNMAGNVAEWTMDIYYQNAYSFTSDMNPYLRMDVADNAPPKMKRKTIRGGSWKDIGHFLQNGTRSYEYQDSAKSYIGFRCTIAFLSRSKNDFNKRK; from the coding sequence ATGGGGCCGAATGACGAGGATGTGAATTATTCTTTCACTGCAAGGAATAAATCTATCTCGATTTCCGGTTTTTACATGGATGCCACTGAGATCACGAATAACGAGTATCGTCAGTTCGTGAACTGGGTGACCGATTCCATGGCGCACGTGTTGATGGGGCATGTGAAGAATGACAATGGGGTGGACTATGTGGACTGGAAGCAGAAGATCAACTGGAAAGACAAATCGACTTACGAAAAGCTGGACGCGATGATGTACGCTCCGGAAGACCGGCTGTATGGCCGTCTGGAGATCGACGTGCGCAAGCTGAAATACCACGAAGAGCGGTTTAACTGGGACAGGGCGAAGCTGCGTGAAAACAAAGACAAGCCGCGTTCGCAGTTCATTGACCGGAAAGACGTGCCCATTTACCCGGACACCCTTTGCTGGATCCGCGACTTCTCGTATGCGTATAACGAGCCGATGACGCGTATGTACTTCTGGCACCCTGCGTTCGACAACTATCCGGTTGTGGGCGTAAACTGGCACCAGGCGAATACGTTCTGCGAATGGCGTTCCAAATTCTGGGAAGACTACCGGACTTCCAAGAAGCAGTTCACCGAGGATAAATTTCAGCTGCCTTCTGAAGCGCAGTGGGAATATGCAGCCCGCGGCGGCCGCGAACAGGCGCCGTATCCCTGGGGCGGTTATTACATCCGCAACAAGAAAGGCTGTTTGCTCGCCAACTTCAAGCCCGGCCGCGGTAACTATCCGGAAGACGGTGGCTTTTATACCGTACGCGCCGACGCTTACTGGCCTAACGATTACGGGCTGTACAATATGGCGGGCAACGTAGCGGAATGGACGATGGATATTTACTATCAGAACGCCTATTCCTTCACCTCCGATATGAACCCTTATCTGCGGATGGACGTTGCGGACAACGCACCTCCGAAGATGAAACGGAAAACCATCCGCGGAGGCAGCTGGAAGGATATCGGGCACTTCCTGCAGAATGGTACGCGCTCTTACGAGTACCAGGACAGCGCGAAGTCTTACATCGGCTTCCGTTGCACCATTGCGTTCCTGAGCCGGTCCAAAAACGATTTCAACAAAAGGAAATAG
- the gldL gene encoding gliding motility protein GldL produces MNPNTAKWLNFFVCIAASVVIIGAMFKLQHWPGADVALIVGLSVEALIFFIYAFVPDSSAPAPAAGVAVAGSPTLAKMDKMLEEADITPANLSRLSDNFSKLGTTVDKMRDISDVVAATGDYTAKTREAANAIGSVTQAYTNAAAAVSTFNNASESTRNFHEQVQSMTKNLASLNAIYELELQDTNNHLKAMNSFYGNLLTASKAMSGSVDDAKKTQEQITLLARNLSNLNTVYGNMLTAMQGK; encoded by the coding sequence ATGAATCCTAACACAGCGAAATGGCTTAATTTCTTCGTATGTATCGCCGCATCGGTGGTGATCATCGGGGCTATGTTCAAACTGCAGCACTGGCCTGGCGCAGACGTTGCCCTGATCGTGGGTCTGAGCGTGGAAGCCCTGATCTTCTTTATTTACGCATTCGTGCCCGATAGCAGCGCACCCGCTCCCGCAGCCGGCGTAGCCGTTGCCGGCAGCCCAACCCTCGCCAAAATGGACAAAATGCTGGAGGAAGCCGACATCACGCCGGCCAATCTCAGCCGCCTGAGCGATAACTTCTCCAAACTGGGCACAACTGTCGACAAAATGCGCGACATCTCCGACGTGGTAGCCGCAACGGGCGATTACACCGCCAAAACCCGCGAAGCCGCCAACGCGATCGGTTCTGTTACGCAGGCTTACACCAATGCAGCAGCTGCCGTGTCTACCTTCAACAACGCTTCCGAATCTACCCGCAACTTCCATGAGCAGGTGCAGTCGATGACCAAAAACCTGGCATCCCTGAATGCGATCTACGAACTGGAACTGCAGGATACCAATAACCACCTGAAAGCTATGAACAGCTTCTACGGAAACCTGCTCACCGCTTCCAAAGCCATGAGCGGCAGTGTTGACGATGCGAAGAAAACACAGGAGCAAATCACCCTGCTGGCCCGCAACCTCAGCAACCTGAATACCGTATACGGCAATATGCTCACCGCAATGCAAGGCAAATAA
- the gldM gene encoding gliding motility protein GldM, which produces MALPKDPRQKMINFMYLVLTAMLALNVSAEILNAFDIVNNSITTSNESINNKNGKTYRQFEKLMANDEGKVGPLKAKADEVRKISQITYDYLDTLKQKIIRESGGLTDEGEIKSKDNLDAPTRVMENQKEGVALEKQLQSFRNQVLGLINPRDKNVFDTTLPLRIELPAQKGPVKKNWTEYHFNMVPTIAAVTLLSKFQNDIRNSEAMIIDKLMTEVSENDLAFDKLEAFVSLNSKNFTPGQTLRATVVMGAYSSTVNPTIVINGTSVTASGGKGTYEIPVNTIGEHKIAGTIQLVKPNGQVVNSPFEETYKVSSAATSISADKMNVMYVALQNPISITAAGVPSDKVKATISGCGGQISSRGNGEFVVTVSSTGKAVINVTAEIDGKVENLGSKEFRVKNVPDPSIKVGLTKGPTMKAAEFKVQQGLRADLEDFVFDGVRYAVVGYRMAIDAKNRPYVEGDATSELWPNSPEIQGAIRGIKPGDLVYFDNIKVKGPDGRVRTMPNVNFKIN; this is translated from the coding sequence ATGGCATTACCAAAAGATCCCAGGCAGAAGATGATCAACTTCATGTACCTGGTACTTACTGCAATGTTAGCGTTGAACGTATCCGCCGAGATCCTGAACGCATTCGATATAGTAAATAACTCCATCACAACGTCCAACGAATCCATCAACAACAAGAACGGCAAAACTTACCGCCAGTTCGAAAAACTGATGGCTAACGACGAAGGGAAAGTGGGCCCGCTGAAAGCGAAGGCCGATGAAGTCCGTAAGATTTCCCAAATTACCTATGATTATCTTGATACGCTCAAGCAAAAAATTATCCGTGAAAGCGGAGGACTGACCGATGAAGGTGAGATCAAGAGCAAAGACAACCTCGACGCTCCCACGCGCGTAATGGAAAACCAGAAAGAAGGCGTTGCCCTCGAAAAGCAGCTGCAATCTTTCCGTAACCAGGTGCTCGGCCTGATCAATCCCAGAGATAAAAACGTATTCGATACCACGCTCCCGCTCCGTATTGAATTACCGGCGCAAAAAGGGCCAGTAAAGAAAAACTGGACCGAATATCACTTTAACATGGTACCGACCATCGCGGCGGTAACCCTGCTCAGCAAATTCCAGAACGATATCCGCAACTCGGAAGCCATGATCATCGATAAGCTGATGACGGAAGTTTCTGAAAACGACCTCGCTTTCGATAAGCTGGAAGCATTCGTGTCCCTCAACTCTAAAAACTTCACACCCGGCCAGACCCTCAGGGCTACCGTGGTAATGGGCGCTTATAGCAGCACCGTAAACCCGACGATCGTTATCAACGGTACTTCCGTTACGGCGTCCGGTGGTAAAGGCACTTACGAAATACCGGTCAATACCATCGGTGAACATAAAATCGCAGGTACCATTCAGCTCGTGAAGCCCAATGGCCAGGTGGTAAACAGCCCATTCGAAGAAACGTACAAAGTAAGCTCCGCCGCTACTTCCATTTCTGCGGATAAAATGAACGTAATGTACGTGGCCCTTCAAAACCCGATCAGCATCACCGCCGCCGGCGTTCCGTCCGACAAGGTGAAAGCGACGATCTCCGGTTGCGGAGGCCAGATCTCCAGCAGGGGCAACGGCGAATTCGTGGTAACCGTTAGCTCGACCGGTAAGGCCGTGATCAACGTTACCGCTGAAATCGACGGCAAGGTGGAAAACCTCGGCTCCAAAGAGTTCCGCGTGAAAAACGTACCCGACCCGTCCATCAAGGTAGGCCTCACCAAAGGCCCCACCATGAAAGCGGCCGAGTTTAAAGTACAGCAAGGCCTCCGCGCCGACCTGGAAGACTTTGTGTTCGACGGTGTGCGTTATGCCGTGGTAGGCTACCGCATGGCGATCGATGCGAAAAACAGGCCTTATGTGGAAGGTGACGCAACTTCCGAGCTTTGGCCCAACAGTCCCGAAATTCAAGGCGCTATCCGCGGTATCAAACCCGGCGACCTCGTATATTTCGACAATATTAAGGTGAAAGGTCCGGATGGCAGGGTGCGCACCATGCCGAACGTGAACTTCAAGATCAATTAA
- the gldN gene encoding gliding motility protein GldN → MQAVILKRISLSAMLLVFIASTADAQSRRRRGGTDTPPPQEQAPVTNPATGNPVNVPAAPAGDPSGTAPASLRQDGVGTPVDTPRKSLRVDGVSEKSPIRDRVPIAYDHIREDDKFWEKQIWQVIDVREKMNLPFQYNVEDESGVNQLLINILLAAIKNKEVEAFSAIDDRFSTLMPYDEIMTKLSGEERTVRSIDPVTGEEKNVTIRDEFNPETIKQYKIKEVWVFDQEASALKVRILGIAPMVSRLNDDGSVRATIPLFWLYYPDLRPVLAKYDVYNQNNDASTMTWEDLFEMRFFTSYVVKEKNAYNREINNYIKDGVMRLLEGQAIKDKIFNKEQDLWEY, encoded by the coding sequence ATGCAAGCAGTAATATTGAAAAGGATCAGCCTGAGTGCTATGTTATTGGTTTTCATCGCTTCTACCGCCGACGCGCAGTCGCGCCGGAGGAGAGGCGGCACCGATACACCGCCTCCGCAGGAGCAGGCGCCCGTAACCAACCCGGCTACCGGCAACCCTGTTAATGTGCCCGCGGCTCCCGCCGGAGACCCCTCCGGGACGGCGCCCGCATCCCTCCGCCAGGACGGCGTGGGAACACCGGTAGACACGCCGCGCAAGTCGCTGCGTGTGGACGGGGTATCCGAAAAGAGCCCTATCCGCGACCGTGTGCCCATTGCCTACGACCACATCCGGGAAGACGACAAGTTCTGGGAAAAACAGATCTGGCAGGTCATCGATGTGCGGGAGAAGATGAACCTTCCCTTCCAATACAACGTGGAAGACGAATCGGGCGTGAACCAGCTCCTCATCAATATCCTGCTTGCTGCGATCAAAAACAAGGAAGTGGAAGCGTTCAGCGCGATCGACGACCGTTTCAGCACCCTCATGCCTTACGACGAGATCATGACCAAGCTTTCGGGCGAGGAAAGGACCGTCCGCAGCATCGACCCGGTAACGGGCGAGGAGAAGAACGTGACGATCCGCGACGAGTTCAATCCTGAAACGATCAAGCAGTACAAGATCAAGGAAGTTTGGGTGTTTGACCAGGAAGCCTCCGCGCTGAAGGTCCGCATCCTCGGGATCGCGCCGATGGTATCCCGTCTGAACGACGACGGTTCCGTGCGCGCCACCATTCCTTTGTTCTGGCTTTACTATCCCGATTTGCGCCCCGTTCTGGCCAAATACGACGTATACAACCAGAACAACGACGCGTCTACCATGACCTGGGAAGACTTGTTCGAGATGCGTTTCTTCACCAGCTATGTTGTGAAGGAAAAGAACGCATACAACCGCGAGATCAACAATTACATCAAAGACGGTGTGATGCGTTTGCTGGAAGGCCAGGCGATCAAGGATAAGATCTTCAACAAGGAGCAGGACCTGTGGGAATACTAA
- a CDS encoding Crp/Fnr family transcriptional regulator, whose amino-acid sequence MQQLRTAIEAVIPLPEDAWEDLSSCFHPLACKRKTVLTAAGDTERYVYYVKEGLQRAFALADGQKEATLMFSYPGSFSGIIDSFFLQQPSKYYLETLTQSAFLRISFNDIQRLMQQYPVIARWIHVGTMAAMAGVMERLIEIQTLGAEQKFRRLLTRSPHVLQMIPHKYLASYLGIDPATFSKLLGGIRL is encoded by the coding sequence ATGCAGCAACTCAGAACCGCAATAGAAGCCGTTATTCCCCTTCCTGAGGACGCCTGGGAAGATCTCTCGTCCTGTTTCCATCCACTGGCCTGCAAGCGGAAAACGGTGCTTACGGCAGCAGGGGATACGGAGCGTTACGTCTATTACGTCAAGGAGGGATTGCAACGGGCCTTTGCGCTGGCGGATGGGCAGAAGGAGGCCACGCTGATGTTTTCGTATCCGGGATCGTTTTCGGGGATTATTGATTCATTTTTCCTGCAGCAGCCTTCGAAGTACTACCTGGAAACGCTTACCCAGAGCGCCTTTTTACGCATTTCATTTAACGATATACAGCGGCTGATGCAGCAATACCCGGTTATCGCCCGGTGGATACATGTGGGAACGATGGCCGCGATGGCCGGTGTGATGGAACGGCTGATTGAGATCCAGACGCTGGGGGCGGAGCAGAAATTCCGGCGCCTCCTGACCAGGAGCCCGCATGTTCTCCAGATGATTCCCCACAAATACCTCGCATCCTACCTCGGCATCGATCCCGCTACATTCAGCAAGCTGCTGGGCGGCATCCGGTTGTAA
- a CDS encoding DinB family protein: protein MPTFHSATLLGDLQRDVNNLLAAADRYLATQSHEILLQQPAPGSWSAIQCLEHLNGYGRYYLPAIDESFRKFLAGNRAVPENFRSGWLGHYFTQSMAPRADGGLKMKMQSPKNHRPSPTLDAAQIMDEFHAQQEWMLSLLQAAKRVDIGSIRIPTTLSKLVALKAGDTFRFLIAHSQRHMLQAIRSVEKVRGGDAAAVTLQYLSEPVR from the coding sequence ATGCCTACCTTCCATTCCGCGACGCTTCTCGGCGATCTCCAGCGCGACGTCAACAACCTCCTTGCGGCGGCAGACCGCTACCTGGCGACCCAATCCCATGAAATACTTTTGCAGCAACCTGCACCCGGCAGCTGGTCCGCCATCCAGTGCCTGGAGCATCTCAATGGCTACGGCCGGTATTATCTGCCCGCCATCGACGAATCTTTCCGGAAATTCCTGGCCGGGAACCGTGCTGTTCCGGAAAACTTCCGGAGCGGATGGCTGGGTCATTATTTTACACAGTCGATGGCGCCTAGGGCAGACGGCGGGCTGAAGATGAAGATGCAATCCCCGAAGAACCATCGTCCATCCCCGACGCTCGATGCGGCGCAGATCATGGATGAATTCCATGCGCAGCAGGAATGGATGTTATCGTTATTGCAGGCGGCGAAGCGTGTAGATATCGGGAGCATCCGCATTCCTACGACGTTATCGAAGCTGGTGGCGTTGAAGGCGGGGGATACGTTCCGGTTCCTGATTGCGCATAGTCAAAGGCACATGCTGCAGGCGATCCGCAGTGTGGAAAAAGTGCGTGGCGGGGATGCGGCTGCGGTCACATTGCAGTACCTTTCCGAGCCGGTCCGCTAA
- the uvrC gene encoding excinuclease ABC subunit UvrC has translation MTSAEFSQISHTIPTQAGIYKYFDAGGELLYIGKAKSLRKRVSSYFAKHHDNYKTRKLVDNIHHIEFTIVDNEKDAFLLENALIKQFRPKYNIDLKDDKTYPFIVIKHEPFPRVFLTRRVIKDGSEYLGPFTSVGRVREVLEVIRYNIPLRTCNLNLTEQNIRKGKFKVCLEYHLGNCKGPCEGLQSAEEYRDGLQQVKEILRGNLSPVLNVFKARMQEHAMNMEFEKAEIERKKIASLQDYQARSTIVGSRVGNVDVFTILSEGNFAYVNYLRVLNGTIADTKTVTLEKKLEETDEEVMEYAIAYLREAFQSLAREIVVPFEVEFPEEHVEITVPKGGDKKKLLDLSAKNVNYFREELHKKKILHLEGKSDMEKKKVLYQLQADLELQELPVHIECFDNSNFQGSYPVSACVVFKDGVASKKDYRHFNIKTVEGINDFASMSEVVYRRYNRLLNEEQPLPQLVIIDGGKGQLGAAMDSIRKLNLIGSMTVVGLAKNEEEIFFPGDKDSIKLPYDSESLKLIRRIRDEVHRFGITFHRQKRSKGTFKNELEGIKGIGESTATQLLQNYRSVNKVKQLSKEDLAKEVGQKKAQLIWEHFHGEGSGPEIQPQ, from the coding sequence ATGACTTCAGCGGAGTTTTCCCAGATATCACATACCATTCCCACCCAGGCCGGCATCTACAAATATTTCGACGCCGGCGGGGAACTGCTGTATATCGGGAAGGCCAAATCCCTCCGCAAACGCGTTTCCTCCTACTTCGCCAAACATCACGACAACTATAAAACCCGCAAGCTGGTGGACAACATCCACCACATCGAGTTCACCATCGTAGATAACGAGAAGGACGCTTTCCTCCTCGAAAACGCCCTCATCAAACAGTTCAGGCCGAAGTACAACATCGATCTGAAAGACGATAAAACCTACCCGTTCATCGTCATCAAACACGAACCTTTTCCGCGCGTGTTCCTCACCCGCCGGGTGATCAAAGACGGCTCGGAATACCTCGGTCCGTTTACCTCCGTGGGCCGCGTCCGGGAAGTGCTGGAAGTGATCCGGTACAACATCCCGCTGCGCACCTGCAACCTCAACCTCACCGAACAGAACATCCGCAAAGGCAAGTTCAAAGTTTGCCTGGAATACCATCTCGGCAACTGCAAGGGCCCTTGCGAAGGCCTTCAATCCGCCGAAGAATACCGCGACGGATTGCAGCAGGTGAAAGAGATCCTGCGCGGCAACCTTTCCCCGGTGCTCAATGTGTTCAAGGCGCGCATGCAGGAGCACGCGATGAATATGGAATTCGAGAAAGCGGAAATCGAGCGGAAGAAAATCGCCAGCCTGCAGGATTACCAGGCGCGCTCCACCATCGTCGGCAGCCGCGTGGGCAACGTGGACGTGTTCACCATTCTTTCCGAAGGCAATTTCGCTTACGTGAATTACCTCCGCGTGCTGAACGGTACCATCGCCGATACCAAAACCGTGACGCTGGAAAAGAAACTGGAAGAAACGGACGAAGAAGTGATGGAATATGCCATTGCTTATCTGCGCGAGGCGTTCCAGAGCCTGGCGCGCGAGATTGTGGTGCCTTTCGAAGTGGAATTCCCGGAAGAGCATGTGGAGATCACCGTGCCGAAGGGCGGCGATAAAAAGAAGCTGCTGGACCTGTCCGCCAAAAACGTGAACTATTTCCGGGAAGAGCTGCACAAGAAAAAAATCCTGCACCTCGAGGGCAAAAGCGATATGGAGAAGAAAAAGGTGCTGTACCAGCTGCAGGCCGACCTGGAGCTGCAGGAGCTGCCCGTGCATATCGAGTGCTTCGATAACTCGAACTTCCAGGGAAGCTATCCCGTTTCGGCCTGCGTGGTGTTTAAGGACGGGGTGGCGTCGAAGAAGGATTACCGGCATTTCAATATCAAAACCGTGGAAGGCATCAACGACTTTGCCTCGATGTCGGAAGTGGTGTACCGCAGGTATAATCGGCTGCTGAACGAAGAACAACCGTTGCCGCAGCTGGTGATCATCGACGGCGGCAAAGGGCAGCTGGGCGCGGCGATGGACAGCATCCGCAAGCTCAACCTTATCGGGAGCATGACGGTGGTGGGTTTGGCGAAGAACGAAGAGGAGATATTCTTCCCGGGCGATAAGGATTCCATCAAACTGCCTTATGACAGCGAGAGCCTGAAGTTGATCCGTCGCATCCGCGACGAGGTGCACCGTTTCGGCATTACGTTCCACCGCCAGAAGCGGAGCAAGGGAACGTTCAAAAATGAGTTGGAGGGAATCAAAGGGATTGGTGAAAGTACGGCTACGCAGTTACTGCAAAACTACCGTTCGGTCAATAAGGTAAAACAGCTGAGCAAGGAAGATTTGGCGAAGGAAGTGGGCCAAAAGAAAGCGCAGTTGATCTGGGAGCATTTCCACGGAGAGGGGAGCGGGCCTGAAATCCAACCGCAATAA